The following proteins are encoded in a genomic region of Desulfonatronum thiodismutans:
- the secF gene encoding protein translocase subunit SecF, which yields MGLQIIRPDTRINFLKMRYGAFLISGLLILAGLLSLVVKGGPQLGIDFSGGMIIQIKFDQPVELSRVQQALQGADLPGLGVQRFGTAQDNEFLVRTSSSDLVSDEVRRDIQNNLDQNLAGIGFDIQRLEMVGPRVGADLRAQAMEALFYAILLIAIYISGRFEQRWFPAVIMAAGLTGGIAALRWLGLPMELLVVAALLITIGLCWKLKLSYALGAVVALVHDVFITLGMFSLLNKDLDLAIIAAFLTIIGYSLNDTIIVYDRIRENIRDKVDMTLPKVINLSINQTLSRTILTSGTTLMVVLCLVLLGGGVIHDFALALLIGIGVGTFSSIFIASPILLGLSKIADVDLEAEAGREADTVAV from the coding sequence ATGGGACTGCAAATCATTCGTCCGGACACCCGGATCAACTTCTTGAAAATGCGGTATGGGGCCTTCCTCATATCCGGATTGCTGATTCTGGCCGGCCTCCTTTCCCTGGTCGTCAAGGGCGGGCCCCAACTGGGCATCGATTTTTCCGGCGGCATGATCATCCAGATCAAGTTCGACCAACCGGTGGAGTTGAGCCGCGTCCAGCAGGCCCTCCAAGGTGCCGACCTCCCCGGTCTCGGGGTCCAGCGCTTCGGCACGGCCCAGGACAATGAATTCCTCGTGCGGACCTCGTCCTCGGATCTTGTTTCCGACGAGGTCCGCCGGGATATCCAAAACAATCTGGATCAGAATTTGGCTGGCATCGGATTCGATATCCAGCGCCTGGAAATGGTCGGCCCACGAGTTGGCGCTGATCTCCGCGCCCAGGCCATGGAAGCGCTCTTCTACGCCATTTTGCTGATCGCGATCTACATCTCAGGCAGATTCGAACAACGCTGGTTCCCGGCCGTGATCATGGCCGCCGGCCTGACCGGGGGTATCGCGGCCTTGCGCTGGCTTGGCCTGCCCATGGAACTGCTGGTGGTGGCCGCGCTGCTGATCACCATCGGCCTTTGCTGGAAGCTCAAACTCTCCTACGCCCTGGGGGCCGTGGTCGCACTGGTCCACGACGTGTTCATCACCCTGGGAATGTTTTCCCTGCTGAACAAGGATTTGGATCTGGCCATCATTGCCGCCTTTTTGACCATCATCGGCTATTCCCTCAACGATACGATCATCGTCTATGACCGCATCCGGGAGAATATCCGAGACAAGGTGGACATGACCCTGCCCAAGGTGATCAACCTGAGCATCAACCAGACTCTGAGCAGAACCATCCTCACCTCCGGAACCACCCTGATGGTCGTGCTTTGCCTAGTCTTGCTGGGTGGCGGCGTGATCCACGACTTCGCCCTGGCCCTGCTCATCGGCATCGGTGTCGGGACCTTCTCCTCCATCTTCATCGCCAGCCCGATCCTGCTGGGCCTGTCCAAGATCGCGGATGTGGACCTGGAGGCCGAGGCCGGTCGGGAGGCGGATACCGTCGCCGTATAA
- a CDS encoding ADP-ribosylglycohydrolase family protein: protein MLKHTPEISARLSGAVYGFLIADALSMPVHWYYDRLSLHKDYGLVRDYQQPRNPHPDSILWRSRYRPAGPEADILHNQAMFWGERGVHYHQFLQAGENTLNIKLSRLLMDHLLESEDYDPDRYLAKYVAFMTTPGKHHDTYIEECHREFFKAWVVRKKGMAATAPEEKHIGGLCLPIPILLFFHDQPNRSLLLGQRHLELTHPGRLMSDAFTAFSLTLQSVLDGMDIRQALEQELSGKPGFFTDHPFEDLADRDDVDVALNVFSTACYVQQALPLAFYLAWKYQDDPEQALIVNTNLGGDNCHRGAVLGALLGAMHGERAWPERWLDGLLVPPTRFMTYLTDDARILA from the coding sequence ATGCTCAAACATACCCCGGAAATCAGCGCCCGCCTTTCCGGTGCGGTTTATGGATTCCTTATCGCCGACGCCCTGTCCATGCCGGTGCACTGGTATTATGATCGACTTTCCCTGCACAAGGATTACGGTCTGGTCCGGGACTACCAGCAGCCCCGGAATCCCCATCCGGACAGCATCCTCTGGCGCTCCCGCTACCGCCCGGCCGGTCCGGAGGCGGACATCCTGCACAATCAAGCCATGTTTTGGGGCGAACGGGGCGTACACTACCATCAATTTTTGCAGGCCGGTGAAAACACCCTGAACATCAAGCTGAGCCGGTTGCTCATGGACCACCTCCTGGAGTCCGAGGACTACGACCCTGACCGCTATCTCGCCAAATATGTCGCGTTCATGACCACCCCCGGCAAACATCACGATACCTACATTGAGGAATGTCACAGGGAGTTCTTCAAGGCCTGGGTCGTGCGCAAGAAAGGCATGGCGGCAACCGCACCGGAAGAGAAACACATCGGCGGACTGTGCCTGCCGATCCCGATCCTGCTTTTCTTCCACGACCAACCGAACAGAAGCCTCCTGCTCGGCCAACGCCACCTGGAACTGACCCACCCCGGCCGGCTCATGAGCGATGCCTTCACAGCTTTCAGCCTGACCCTGCAATCCGTTCTGGACGGCATGGACATCCGCCAAGCTCTGGAACAGGAACTTTCCGGAAAGCCGGGCTTTTTCACCGACCATCCCTTTGAGGACCTGGCGGATCGCGACGATGTGGACGTGGCGCTCAACGTCTTCAGCACGGCCTGTTACGTCCAGCAAGCCCTTCCGCTGGCATTTTATCTGGCTTGGAAATATCAGGACGATCCGGAGCAGGCCCTGATCGTGAACACCAACCTTGGCGGTGACAACTGCCACCGGGGCGCGGTGCTCGGGGCCCTGTTAGGGGCCATGCATGGAGAACGGGCCTGGCCAGAGCGTTGGCTTGACGGCTTACTGGTCCCCCCGACTCGATTCATGACCTACCTGACCGACGACGCCCGAATCCTCGCCTAG
- the cls gene encoding cardiolipin synthase — MEWQFVENGPALLAAAFFLYWLAVLVVLVNDQRDPTKTLAWLVLLSFLPLFGLALYYFFGRNWRKIAEQRGLHERHRAMADPTMRAVYDRYADMADAGRNWAEERGYTRLVQLIERTESTPPLPACDVRILPSGAEKFALLKEDLAQARETINIQYFIWERDRLTAELCAILMERLRSGVEVRMLNDFIGNLPYRKTELNRLAAAGAKVRFDVRQLNRANYRNHRKIVVIDGVRGYTGGINVGQEYIDGGRRFPSWRDTHVRFCGPAVAELQKLFALRWSETSRENLFSPRFFPESYPMPESCVPVQVTATSVEDKWQTARRAHVLAMGHARKRIWIQSPYFVPDEQIYETMVNAALAGVDVRLMMTGLPDKRTAWYAAQTYFGPLLEAGGRIYYYMQGFLHAKTMTIDGNLLCIGTMNIDMRSLELHKELMVWFLNDDLARRHDAIFEQDLESCEEYTPARLRSLSKLAAFRNSAMRLASNLL, encoded by the coding sequence ATGGAATGGCAATTCGTGGAGAACGGGCCCGCCCTGCTGGCTGCGGCTTTTTTTCTGTACTGGCTGGCGGTGCTGGTGGTCCTGGTCAACGACCAGCGAGACCCGACTAAAACCCTGGCTTGGCTGGTGCTGCTCTCCTTTCTGCCGCTTTTTGGCCTTGCTCTGTACTATTTTTTCGGCCGCAACTGGCGCAAGATTGCTGAACAGCGAGGACTGCATGAACGGCACAGGGCCATGGCCGACCCGACCATGCGCGCAGTGTACGACCGGTACGCTGACATGGCCGACGCTGGGCGAAATTGGGCCGAGGAGCGAGGCTATACGAGGTTGGTCCAGCTCATCGAGCGCACCGAGTCCACCCCGCCCCTGCCAGCCTGCGACGTGCGCATCCTACCCAGCGGCGCGGAGAAGTTCGCGCTCCTGAAGGAAGACCTGGCCCAGGCCAGAGAGACCATCAACATCCAGTACTTCATCTGGGAGCGGGACCGACTGACCGCTGAACTGTGCGCCATCCTTATGGAACGTTTGCGGTCCGGAGTGGAAGTGCGGATGCTCAACGACTTCATCGGCAACCTGCCCTACCGCAAGACCGAACTGAACCGGTTGGCCGCCGCGGGCGCCAAGGTCCGTTTCGACGTCAGACAACTCAACAGAGCCAACTACCGCAACCACCGCAAGATCGTGGTCATCGACGGGGTGCGCGGATACACCGGCGGGATCAACGTGGGCCAGGAGTACATCGACGGCGGAAGGCGCTTTCCGTCCTGGCGGGACACCCATGTCCGGTTTTGCGGTCCGGCGGTGGCCGAACTGCAGAAGCTCTTCGCCCTGCGCTGGTCCGAGACCAGCCGGGAAAATTTATTTTCTCCGCGCTTCTTCCCGGAGTCGTACCCCATGCCCGAAAGCTGCGTTCCGGTTCAGGTCACGGCCACCAGCGTGGAGGACAAATGGCAAACCGCCCGTCGGGCCCACGTGCTGGCCATGGGCCACGCCCGCAAGCGCATCTGGATCCAGTCGCCCTATTTCGTGCCGGATGAACAGATCTACGAAACCATGGTCAACGCGGCCCTGGCCGGGGTGGACGTCCGCCTGATGATGACCGGCCTGCCGGACAAGCGCACCGCCTGGTACGCGGCCCAGACCTATTTCGGTCCGCTCCTGGAGGCCGGCGGCCGGATCTATTACTACATGCAGGGCTTCCTGCACGCCAAAACCATGACCATCGACGGCAACCTGCTCTGCATCGGGACCATGAACATCGACATGCGCAGCCTGGAGCTGCATAAGGAATTGATGGTCTGGTTCCTGAACGATGACCTGGCCCGGCGCCACGACGCCATATTCGAGCAGGATCTGGAGTCCTGCGAGGAATACACCCCGGCCCGACTGCGCTCCCTCTCCAAACTCGCCGCGTTCCGCAACTCGGCCATGCGCCTGGCCTCCAATCTGCTTTGA
- the yajC gene encoding preprotein translocase subunit YajC — protein sequence MIFEPSLAYAMGASGAEAQGNPITAFVPLIVMFAIFYFLLIRPQQKKAKQHREVLSNLKKGDRVLTAGGLYGRIHSINDDVLTLEIADNVKIQANRNYIAGLAESDVKPVSRDPK from the coding sequence ATGATTTTTGAACCAAGCCTGGCCTATGCCATGGGGGCCTCCGGGGCCGAAGCTCAAGGCAATCCGATCACCGCGTTCGTTCCGTTGATCGTCATGTTCGCGATCTTTTATTTTTTGCTGATCCGTCCTCAACAGAAAAAAGCCAAACAGCACCGCGAAGTCCTCTCCAACCTCAAGAAAGGCGACCGCGTCCTGACCGCCGGAGGTCTTTACGGACGCATCCATTCCATCAACGATGACGTGCTGACCCTTGAAATCGCCGACAACGTCAAGATCCAGGCCAACCGCAACTACATCGCCGGCCTTGCGGAGTCGGACGTCAAACCTGTCAGTCGGGACCCCAAATAA
- a CDS encoding glutamine synthetase family protein, with the protein MVTPLCHRQPEIKEGGVRQEGEANIDSDTVLYPVGKTAATEAWKDEDVEFIKIFFTDLNGRLRALTINPEFMDQIVEKGVGFDGSSIAGITTVDDSDRLLLPVPESYRVLEFNSERIGFCIAKISNLMGGRSLSDPRAVLERTLERAMEEFGVRFQVAPEYEFFLLKSDDFTKNIHSDKAGYFHSDPHDKGGFVRNQIIRTLKRCGIRHEKTHHEVTASQHEINLEHTDALSAADRTLLFNYVAERVAAEQGMHMTLMPKPFDGQNRNAFHLHISMWNQEGENLFHDAQSEHRLSSQARQFIAGILKYARQTSIIMASTYNSYKAYVAEREAPMVVGWGIKNRSSMVRLPYCVSPESTRLELRSPDPSGNVYLQMAALIEMGLQGLREGEECGPPDMGSVYRSLFDCRVWDERFLPRSMYEALVEAERSEFLRNLLGESIYNHYLCLKIASWEEHRTHVTPRELGNYLSC; encoded by the coding sequence ATGGTTACTCCGTTATGTCATCGGCAACCCGAGATCAAGGAGGGCGGCGTGCGGCAGGAAGGTGAAGCGAATATTGATTCGGACACGGTTTTGTATCCGGTCGGGAAAACGGCTGCGACCGAGGCATGGAAGGACGAGGATGTGGAGTTCATCAAGATTTTTTTCACGGACCTGAATGGACGGCTTCGGGCCTTGACCATCAACCCGGAGTTTATGGACCAGATCGTGGAAAAAGGAGTGGGGTTTGACGGCAGTTCCATTGCCGGGATCACCACGGTGGACGACAGCGACCGGCTGTTGCTTCCCGTTCCGGAGAGCTACCGCGTGCTGGAGTTCAACAGTGAACGGATCGGTTTCTGTATCGCCAAGATTTCAAACCTGATGGGCGGGCGGTCTCTGTCCGACCCGCGGGCTGTTCTGGAACGGACCCTGGAGCGGGCCATGGAGGAATTCGGCGTCCGCTTTCAGGTGGCTCCGGAATACGAGTTTTTTCTCCTCAAAAGCGATGACTTCACTAAAAACATCCATTCGGACAAGGCAGGCTATTTTCACTCCGACCCCCATGACAAGGGCGGGTTCGTGCGCAACCAGATCATCCGCACCCTCAAGCGCTGCGGCATCCGCCACGAAAAAACCCATCACGAGGTCACGGCATCCCAGCACGAAATCAATCTGGAGCACACGGACGCCTTGTCCGCCGCGGACAGAACCCTGCTTTTCAACTACGTCGCGGAGCGGGTGGCCGCGGAACAGGGCATGCATATGACCCTGATGCCCAAGCCCTTTGACGGCCAGAACCGCAACGCCTTTCACCTGCATATCTCCATGTGGAATCAGGAAGGAGAAAACCTGTTCCACGACGCCCAAAGCGAGCACCGGCTGAGCAGCCAAGCTCGGCAATTCATCGCCGGAATTCTGAAGTACGCCCGCCAGACATCCATCATCATGGCCTCCACGTACAATTCCTACAAGGCCTATGTGGCGGAGCGGGAAGCGCCCATGGTGGTGGGTTGGGGGATCAAGAACCGGAGCTCCATGGTCCGTCTGCCCTACTGCGTCAGCCCGGAAAGCACCCGGCTGGAGCTACGCAGCCCGGATCCGTCCGGCAACGTGTACCTTCAGATGGCGGCTTTGATCGAAATGGGGCTTCAGGGGCTCCGGGAAGGAGAAGAGTGCGGACCGCCGGACATGGGCAGTGTCTATCGCAGTCTTTTCGATTGTCGGGTTTGGGACGAACGCTTCCTGCCCCGGAGCATGTATGAGGCCTTGGTGGAGGCGGAGCGCAGCGAATTCCTGCGCAACCTTCTGGGCGAGAGCATCTACAACCACTATCTGTGCTTGAAGATCGCCAGTTGGGAAGAGCACCGCACCCACGTTACGCCCCGTGAATTGGGAAATTATTTAAGCTGTTAG
- the secD gene encoding protein translocase subunit SecD, translating to MKMSLRIRIALALIGLLLGGLYALPALTNLQGTFLGKVLPESEIRLGLDLRGGMHLTLGVDIPRGVANTMAQFGQDIRSEAQDDDIFILRPQVVNDVKLEFTLARGAQQDQLERLLRNRFDNLQILSKETQEAGQVRYTVGMTQAYRAHVEDLLVEQAIKTIRNRIDQFGVAEPDIRRQAEGRIQVQLPGLQDPERAVAIIGQTAHLEFKLVDDQADIDRALRGILPPDAELASMHTRNPDGSVSQTPIVIKRDTLMTGEFITDARVSFDQFNQAYVGLNFNARGSRLFERITGENTGRRLAIVLDGNVHSAPVIQERIAGGRASITGRFTTEEATDLALVLRAGALPAPVHIMEERTVGPSLGRESIERGLQAALIGGALILIFMLVYYSMSGIVANAVLCLNILLVMAGLAAFGATLTLPGIAGIILTIGIAVDANVLIFERIREEIRRGLTPAIAIDEGYKRALKAILDANITTIIAAIVLYQFGTGPIRGFAVTLSLGILASMFTAIFVSRIFFDFWLKWRKPGTPLSI from the coding sequence ATGAAGATGAGCTTGCGAATACGGATCGCCCTGGCCTTGATCGGCCTCTTGTTGGGCGGCCTGTATGCTTTGCCCGCCCTGACCAACCTCCAGGGCACGTTCTTGGGAAAAGTCCTGCCGGAAAGCGAGATCCGGCTCGGCCTGGACCTGCGGGGAGGGATGCATTTGACGCTGGGCGTGGACATCCCCAGAGGCGTGGCCAACACCATGGCCCAGTTCGGGCAGGACATCCGCTCAGAGGCCCAGGATGACGACATTTTCATCCTTCGGCCGCAGGTGGTGAACGACGTTAAATTGGAGTTCACGTTGGCCCGCGGTGCGCAGCAGGACCAGTTGGAGCGACTGCTCCGCAACCGCTTCGATAACTTGCAGATTCTTTCCAAGGAGACGCAGGAGGCGGGGCAGGTTCGCTACACTGTGGGCATGACCCAGGCATACCGGGCCCATGTCGAGGATCTGCTCGTGGAGCAGGCCATCAAGACCATCCGTAACCGCATCGACCAGTTCGGCGTGGCTGAACCGGACATCCGCCGCCAAGCCGAAGGACGGATTCAGGTCCAACTTCCCGGCCTTCAGGATCCGGAACGGGCCGTGGCCATCATCGGACAAACCGCGCACCTGGAATTCAAGCTGGTGGACGACCAGGCGGACATCGACCGCGCACTGCGCGGTATTTTGCCCCCGGACGCGGAACTGGCCTCCATGCATACCCGCAACCCGGACGGTTCGGTTTCTCAAACCCCCATCGTCATCAAGCGGGACACCCTGATGACCGGGGAATTCATCACCGACGCCCGGGTCAGCTTTGATCAGTTCAACCAGGCCTACGTCGGACTGAACTTCAATGCGCGAGGATCCAGGCTGTTCGAGCGGATCACCGGAGAGAACACCGGACGCCGGCTGGCCATCGTCCTGGACGGCAACGTCCATTCCGCGCCGGTGATCCAGGAACGCATCGCCGGAGGGCGGGCCAGCATCACCGGGCGCTTCACTACCGAGGAAGCCACGGACTTGGCCCTGGTGCTCCGGGCCGGGGCCCTGCCCGCTCCCGTGCACATAATGGAAGAGCGCACCGTTGGCCCTTCCCTGGGTCGGGAATCCATCGAGCGCGGCCTGCAAGCGGCCCTGATCGGCGGGGCGCTGATCCTTATCTTCATGCTTGTCTATTACAGCATGTCCGGCATCGTGGCCAACGCGGTCCTGTGTTTGAACATTCTGCTGGTCATGGCCGGCTTGGCGGCTTTCGGGGCCACGCTGACCCTGCCCGGCATCGCGGGCATCATCCTGACCATTGGTATCGCCGTGGACGCCAACGTGCTCATCTTCGAGCGCATTCGGGAAGAAATACGACGCGGCCTTACTCCGGCCATCGCCATCGACGAAGGCTACAAGCGTGCGCTGAAGGCCATCCTGGACGCCAATATCACCACCATCATCGCGGCCATCGTCCTGTACCAGTTCGGCACCGGACCGATCAGAGGCTTTGCCGTAACCCTATCCCTGGGTATTTTGGCCTCCATGTTCACCGCGATTTTCGTCTCGCGGATCTTCTTCGACTTCTGGCTGAAATGGCGCAAGCCCGGCACGCCGTTGAGCATATAA
- a CDS encoding SRPBCC family protein, with protein MLHVLTRTQTLPLSLDHAWAFFSNPANLCRITPAWLGFCLTCPPPATMYAGQILTYSIRPLPGLHMRWVTEITHVRKPRFFVDEQRMGPYRFWHHQHLFRETLQGVEMSDIVHYSLPLGPLGDMVHALWARGRLNAIFDFRQKHLADLFRPEIESPES; from the coding sequence ATGCTCCACGTCCTGACCCGCACCCAGACCCTGCCGCTTTCCCTTGATCACGCCTGGGCCTTCTTTTCCAACCCGGCCAATCTCTGTCGAATCACCCCGGCCTGGCTGGGCTTTTGCCTGACCTGTCCGCCTCCAGCGACCATGTACGCCGGTCAAATTCTGACCTACTCCATCCGCCCTTTGCCCGGCCTTCATATGCGCTGGGTCACGGAAATCACCCATGTCCGCAAACCCCGCTTCTTCGTGGACGAACAGCGCATGGGGCCCTACAGGTTCTGGCACCACCAGCACCTGTTCCGGGAAACCCTCCAAGGCGTGGAGATGTCCGACATCGTCCATTACTCCTTGCCCCTGGGGCCACTGGGGGACATGGTTCATGCGCTCTGGGCGCGAGGCAGGCTGAACGCGATTTTTGACTTTCGCCAAAAACACCTGGCTGATCTTTTCCGTCCCGAAATCGAGTCCCCGGAGTCCTGA
- a CDS encoding P-II family nitrogen regulator, whose product MKWITAVIKPFKLDDVRTALMEIGVQGLTVTEVKGFGRQKGHTEVYRGAEYVVDFRPKLKLEAAIADDQLDKVIQAIQKAAHTGKIGDGKVFVFDLEKCLRIRTGETGTEAL is encoded by the coding sequence ATGAAATGGATCACAGCAGTCATCAAGCCGTTCAAGCTGGACGATGTCCGGACCGCGCTCATGGAAATCGGCGTTCAGGGGTTGACCGTGACCGAGGTCAAAGGGTTCGGGCGACAGAAGGGGCACACGGAAGTGTATCGCGGGGCGGAGTATGTCGTGGACTTCCGGCCAAAGCTCAAGTTGGAGGCGGCGATCGCCGACGATCAACTGGACAAGGTGATTCAGGCCATTCAGAAAGCCGCCCATACCGGAAAAATAGGCGACGGCAAGGTTTTTGTCTTTGACCTGGAAAAGTGCTTGCGGATTCGGACCGGGGAAACCGGAACGGAAGCCCTGTAA
- a CDS encoding KamA family radical SAM protein: MDLWQEQMRNHVNTLDKLKTYINVTDREERAITEMPTRWGTTPYFAALMDRDDPDCPIRRQVVPSIQERENTYGVPNYLIWKENRDTSEVRPDCIARQYVDRVAFTVSDACAIYCRHCFRKELVVDRDLQLRFDVEEGLTWIREHPEVRDVLITGGDPFLFSDEKLDYLIRKLREMPHLQMIRFGTRTPIVLPQRVTEGLKKVLAGRHRVPIWINTQCNHPKEITEQTAQAVYDLLTCGVNVGNQAVLLKGINDDPATFRELHQKLLTVRIRPYYVFYCEPAPGIDHFRTPVEKGAELIRDAIRGHTTGLAQPMYVIATNIGKIPLMPDYYIQGKDEKEYTLRNYQGKTTQWPNIPE; encoded by the coding sequence ATGGATTTGTGGCAGGAACAGATGCGAAATCACGTCAACACGCTGGATAAACTTAAGACCTACATCAACGTCACGGATCGGGAAGAACGGGCCATCACGGAAATGCCGACCCGTTGGGGAACAACCCCCTACTTCGCCGCGCTGATGGACCGGGACGACCCCGACTGTCCGATTCGCAGACAGGTGGTGCCCAGCATCCAGGAGCGAGAGAACACCTACGGCGTACCCAATTATTTGATCTGGAAGGAAAACAGGGACACCTCGGAAGTTCGGCCGGACTGCATCGCCAGACAATACGTGGATCGGGTTGCCTTCACCGTTTCCGATGCCTGCGCCATCTACTGCCGGCACTGTTTCCGCAAGGAACTGGTCGTGGACAGGGACCTGCAACTGCGCTTCGACGTCGAGGAGGGGTTAACGTGGATTCGGGAACACCCGGAAGTGCGGGACGTGTTGATCACCGGGGGTGATCCCTTCCTGTTTTCAGACGAGAAACTGGACTACCTGATCCGCAAGCTACGCGAAATGCCGCACTTGCAGATGATCCGCTTCGGAACGCGGACCCCCATCGTCCTGCCGCAACGGGTCACCGAAGGGCTGAAAAAGGTCCTTGCCGGACGCCATCGGGTGCCCATCTGGATCAACACCCAGTGCAATCATCCCAAGGAAATCACCGAACAAACCGCCCAGGCCGTTTACGACCTGCTGACCTGCGGGGTGAACGTCGGCAACCAGGCGGTGCTACTCAAGGGCATCAACGACGATCCGGCCACCTTTCGTGAGCTGCACCAGAAGCTGCTCACCGTGCGCATCCGGCCCTACTACGTCTTCTATTGCGAACCCGCGCCGGGCATCGACCACTTCCGAACCCCGGTGGAAAAAGGCGCGGAGCTGATCCGGGACGCCATTCGAGGCCACACCACCGGCCTGGCCCAGCCCATGTACGTCATCGCCACGAACATCGGCAAAATCCCGCTGATGCCCGACTACTACATTCAGGGCAAGGACGAAAAGGAATACACCCTGCGCAACTACCAGGGCAAAACCACCCAGTGGCCGAACATCCCGGAATAG